The Desmonostoc muscorum LEGE 12446 genome includes a region encoding these proteins:
- a CDS encoding indolepyruvate ferredoxin oxidoreductase subunit alpha, whose protein sequence is MPHTIVTEVCEGVADCVGACPVACIHEGPGKNAKGTDWYWIDFATCIDCGICLQVCPVEGAILPEERPELQKTPE, encoded by the coding sequence ATGCCGCACACAATTGTTACAGAAGTCTGTGAAGGCGTCGCTGACTGCGTAGGTGCCTGTCCCGTAGCTTGCATTCATGAAGGCCCAGGCAAAAATGCCAAGGGAACCGATTGGTACTGGATTGACTTTGCCACCTGCATTGACTGTGGTATATGTCTCCAAGTTTGCCCAGTTGAAGGGGCAATTCTTCCAGAAGAACGACCGGAGTTGCAAAAAACCCCGGAATAG